The Mesorhizobium sp. B1-1-8 genome contains a region encoding:
- the typA gene encoding translational GTPase TypA — protein sequence MNIRNIAIIAHVDHGKTTLVDQLLKQSGSFRDNQRVAERAMDSNDLEKERGITILAKATSVDWHGTRINIVDTPGHADFGGEVERILSMVDSAIVLVDAAEGPMPQTKFVVGKALKVGLKPIVVINKIDRPDARHVEVVNEVFDLFAALDATDEQLDFPILYGSGRDGWVSEKPEGPKDQGLAPLFDLVVKHVPAPTVHPGPFRMIGTILEANPFLGRIITGRIESGSLKPNQAVKVLHHDGTQIETGRISKILAFRGLERQPIEEAQAGDIVAIAGLSKGTVADTFCDPAVTEPLHAQPIDPPTVTMSFLVNDSPLAGTEGDKVTSRVIRDRLLREAEGNVALKIEESPEKDSFFVSGRGELQLAVLIETMRREGFELAVSRPRVVMQKGENGELLEPVEEVVIDVDEEHAGIVVQKMSERKAEMVELRPSGGNRQRLVFHAPTRGLIGYQSELLTDTRGTAVMNRLFHAYEPYKGELPGRTNGVLISNEQGESVAYAMWNLEDRGPMVIDPGVKVYQGMIIGIHSRDNDLEVNVLKGKKLTNIRAAGKDEAVKLTPPIRMTLERALAWIQDDELVEVTPKTIRLRKLYLDPNERKRFEKSAKAVGAA from the coding sequence ATGAACATCCGCAATATCGCGATCATCGCGCACGTCGACCATGGAAAGACCACGCTGGTCGACCAGCTCCTGAAACAGTCCGGATCCTTCCGCGACAACCAGCGCGTCGCCGAGCGCGCCATGGATTCCAACGACCTCGAAAAGGAGCGCGGCATCACCATCCTGGCCAAGGCGACCTCGGTCGACTGGCATGGCACCCGCATCAACATCGTAGACACGCCAGGCCATGCCGATTTCGGCGGCGAGGTGGAGCGCATTCTGTCGATGGTGGATTCGGCCATCGTGCTGGTCGACGCCGCCGAGGGCCCGATGCCGCAGACCAAGTTCGTCGTCGGCAAGGCGCTCAAGGTCGGGCTGAAGCCGATCGTCGTCATCAACAAGATCGACCGTCCGGACGCCCGCCATGTCGAGGTGGTCAACGAGGTGTTCGACCTGTTCGCCGCGCTTGACGCCACCGACGAGCAGCTCGACTTCCCGATCCTCTACGGTTCGGGCCGCGACGGCTGGGTGTCGGAAAAGCCGGAAGGCCCGAAGGACCAGGGCCTGGCGCCGCTGTTCGACCTTGTGGTCAAGCACGTGCCGGCGCCGACCGTGCATCCCGGTCCTTTCCGCATGATCGGCACCATCCTCGAAGCCAATCCGTTCCTCGGCCGCATCATCACCGGGCGCATCGAGTCCGGTTCGCTGAAGCCCAACCAGGCGGTCAAGGTGCTGCACCATGACGGCACCCAGATCGAGACCGGCCGTATCTCGAAGATCCTCGCCTTCCGTGGCCTCGAGCGCCAGCCGATCGAGGAAGCACAGGCGGGCGACATCGTCGCCATCGCCGGCCTCTCCAAGGGCACCGTCGCCGACACCTTCTGCGATCCGGCGGTGACCGAGCCGCTGCATGCGCAGCCGATCGATCCGCCGACCGTGACCATGTCGTTCCTGGTCAACGACAGTCCGCTGGCCGGCACCGAAGGCGACAAGGTGACCAGCCGCGTCATTCGCGACCGCCTGCTGCGCGAGGCCGAAGGCAATGTCGCGCTGAAGATCGAGGAATCGCCTGAGAAGGACTCTTTCTTCGTTTCAGGCCGCGGCGAATTGCAGCTTGCGGTGCTGATCGAGACGATGCGCCGCGAAGGCTTCGAACTTGCCGTGTCGCGGCCGCGCGTGGTGATGCAGAAGGGCGAGAATGGCGAGTTGCTGGAGCCGGTCGAGGAAGTCGTCATCGACGTCGACGAGGAGCATGCCGGCATCGTCGTGCAGAAGATGTCGGAGCGCAAGGCCGAGATGGTCGAACTGCGCCCGTCCGGCGGCAACCGCCAGCGCCTGGTCTTCCACGCGCCGACGCGCGGCCTGATCGGCTATCAGTCGGAACTCTTGACCGACACGCGCGGCACTGCCGTGATGAACCGGCTGTTTCATGCCTACGAGCCCTACAAGGGCGAGCTGCCCGGCCGCACCAACGGGGTGCTGATCTCCAACGAGCAGGGTGAATCGGTCGCTTATGCCATGTGGAACCTGGAGGACCGCGGCCCGATGGTCATCGATCCGGGCGTCAAGGTCTATCAGGGCATGATCATCGGCATCCATTCGCGCGACAACGATCTTGAAGTGAACGTGCTCAAAGGCAAGAAGCTCACCAACATCCGCGCCGCCGGCAAGGACGAGGCGGTGAAGCTCACCCCGCCCATCCGCATGACGCTTGAGCGCGCGCTGGCCTGGATCCAGGACGACGAGCTGGTCGAGGTGACGCCGAAGACCATCCGGCTGCGCAAGCTCTATCTCGACCCCAACGAGCGCAAGCGTTTCGAGAAGTCTGCCAAGGCGGTCGGCGCGGCGTAA
- a CDS encoding TPM domain-containing protein yields the protein MATRPISPQDHDRIAEAIRAAEATTDGEIYCVVAHASDGYFFPAAFLATLGVFVASLAVAYGLEALWLTIRLPHFVLAQLLAMAAVVLALLWLRPALRIHLVPRRLRYQAAHINAMKQFLARNVHRTQARTGVLIFVSIAERYAEVVADAGIDVKVGQHVWDSVVRDLTQHAGDDRLADGFVKAIESVGAVLAGHFPVTAGDTNELDDHLVEI from the coding sequence ATGGCAACGCGACCGATCAGCCCGCAGGATCACGACCGAATCGCCGAGGCGATCCGCGCCGCCGAGGCGACGACCGACGGTGAGATCTATTGCGTGGTCGCGCATGCCAGCGACGGCTATTTCTTTCCCGCCGCGTTCCTGGCGACGCTCGGCGTGTTCGTCGCCAGCCTCGCCGTCGCCTATGGGCTGGAGGCCTTGTGGCTGACCATCCGCCTGCCGCATTTCGTGCTGGCGCAATTGCTTGCGATGGCGGCGGTGGTGCTCGCTTTACTTTGGCTGCGGCCCGCCCTGCGCATTCATCTGGTGCCAAGGCGGCTGCGCTATCAGGCCGCGCACATCAATGCGATGAAGCAGTTCCTTGCCCGCAACGTGCATCGCACCCAGGCGCGCACCGGCGTCTTGATCTTCGTCTCCATCGCCGAGCGCTATGCCGAGGTGGTCGCCGACGCCGGCATCGACGTCAAGGTCGGCCAGCATGTCTGGGACAGCGTGGTGCGCGACCTCACCCAACATGCCGGCGACGACCGCCTCGCCGACGGCTTCGTCAAGGCGATCGAATCGGTCGGCGCGGTGCTGGCCGGGCATTTTCCGGTCACCGCCGGCGACACCAACGAGCTGGACGACCACCTCGTTGAGATCTGA
- the ppa gene encoding inorganic diphosphatase yields the protein MRIEAVPTGKNPPEDVNVIIEVPIGGEPIKYEMDKEAGTLFVDRFLHTSMRYPGNYGFVPHTLSGDGDPIDVLVCNTRALVPGCVINVRPIGVLIMEDNAGQDEKVIAVPSPKLTLRYENVTEYTHLPDITRQQVQHFFEHYKDLEPGKWVKIEGWHDSKYAKKMIVEAIERAKVSK from the coding sequence ATGCGCATCGAAGCCGTACCCACCGGAAAGAACCCGCCCGAGGACGTCAACGTCATCATCGAGGTGCCGATCGGCGGCGAGCCGATCAAGTACGAGATGGACAAGGAGGCCGGCACGCTGTTCGTCGACCGCTTCCTGCACACCTCGATGCGCTATCCCGGCAATTACGGCTTCGTTCCGCATACGCTGTCGGGCGACGGCGACCCGATCGACGTGCTGGTCTGCAACACGCGCGCGCTGGTGCCGGGCTGCGTCATCAATGTGCGGCCGATCGGTGTGCTGATCATGGAAGACAATGCCGGCCAGGACGAGAAAGTGATCGCGGTGCCGTCGCCCAAGCTGACGCTGCGCTACGAGAACGTCACCGAATACACCCACCTGCCCGACATCACGCGCCAGCAGGTGCAGCACTTCTTCGAGCACTACAAGGACCTCGAGCCCGGCAAATGGGTCAAGATCGAGGGCTGGCACGATTCCAAATATGCCAAGAAAATGATCGTCGAGGCGATCGAGCGCGCGAAGGTCAGCAAGTAG
- a CDS encoding peroxidase-related enzyme — MTGKITALDLAPAELSDATKAYFAKCEEKLGLVPNVLKAYAFDEKKLRAFTDTYNDLMLGDSGLSKLEREMIAVVVSSINQCYYCLTAHGAAVRQLSGDPALGEMMVMNFRAADLSERQRAMLEFAVRLTEEPAKIVEADRAALRQAGFSDRDIWDIASTAAFFNMSNRVAAAIDMRPNDEYHAMAR, encoded by the coding sequence ATGACCGGCAAGATAACCGCGCTTGACCTCGCCCCGGCCGAGCTTAGCGATGCGACGAAAGCCTATTTCGCCAAATGCGAGGAAAAGCTGGGGCTCGTTCCCAATGTGCTCAAAGCCTATGCCTTCGACGAGAAGAAGCTGCGTGCTTTCACCGACACCTACAATGATCTTATGCTCGGCGATTCCGGCCTGTCTAAGCTGGAGCGCGAGATGATCGCCGTCGTCGTCTCATCGATCAACCAGTGCTACTATTGCCTGACCGCGCATGGCGCGGCGGTGCGTCAGCTGTCCGGCGATCCGGCGCTGGGCGAGATGATGGTGATGAATTTCCGCGCCGCCGACCTGTCGGAGCGCCAGCGCGCAATGCTGGAATTCGCGGTCAGGCTGACCGAAGAGCCGGCTAAGATTGTCGAGGCCGACCGCGCGGCGCTGCGCCAGGCCGGCTTCAGTGACCGCGACATCTGGGACATCGCCTCGACCGCCGCCTTCTTCAACATGTCGAACCGGGTGGCGGCGGCGATCGATATGCGGCCGAACGACGAATATCATGCCATGGCGAGGTGA
- the pdxY gene encoding pyridoxal kinase PdxY, with amino-acid sequence MNAEKADAPRAVIVISSHVARGSVGNRAAVFALETLGFPVWAVPTVILPWHPGHSRATRILPPLDQFKALMADLERAPWLGEVRAVLSGYLGEAGQAEAVASLVAAVKAKTPNALYVCDPVMGDSGGLYVPESTAAALRDRLMPIADIATPNRYELEWMAGAPLPDIKSVTAAALHAGPSTMLVTSAPSLMAGGTGNFLLDGSQALLAEHRMIEKPPNGLGDLTAAVYLARILSGQLPAKALQSTTAAVYEILARTAKRGGDELQLETDAQSLSHPMSMVQLRHLTHPGRDRRA; translated from the coding sequence ATGAATGCAGAAAAAGCCGACGCGCCGCGCGCGGTCATCGTCATCTCCAGCCATGTCGCGCGCGGCTCGGTCGGCAACCGCGCCGCGGTCTTTGCGCTGGAGACGCTGGGCTTCCCGGTGTGGGCGGTGCCCACCGTCATCCTGCCCTGGCATCCGGGCCACAGCCGCGCCACCCGCATCCTGCCGCCGCTCGACCAGTTCAAGGCGCTGATGGCCGATCTCGAACGTGCGCCATGGCTGGGCGAGGTCCGGGCCGTGCTGTCGGGCTATCTCGGCGAGGCCGGCCAGGCCGAAGCTGTTGCCTCGCTGGTCGCCGCGGTCAAGGCCAAGACCCCGAATGCCCTTTATGTCTGCGACCCGGTGATGGGCGATTCTGGCGGGCTTTATGTGCCCGAGTCGACGGCCGCGGCGCTGCGCGACAGGCTGATGCCGATCGCCGATATCGCCACGCCCAACCGCTATGAGCTCGAATGGATGGCCGGCGCGCCGCTGCCGGACATCAAGTCGGTAACGGCCGCCGCCCTTCACGCCGGCCCGTCGACCATGCTGGTCACCTCGGCGCCGTCGCTGATGGCCGGCGGCACCGGCAATTTCCTGCTCGACGGCAGCCAGGCCTTGCTTGCCGAGCACCGCATGATCGAAAAGCCGCCGAACGGGCTGGGCGACCTGACGGCGGCCGTCTACCTGGCCCGCATCCTCTCCGGCCAGCTGCCGGCCAAGGCGCTGCAATCGACCACCGCAGCCGTCTACGAGATCCTGGCGCGCACCGCCAAGCGCGGCGGCGACGAGTTGCAGCTCGAGACCGACGCGCAAAGCCTGTCGCATCCGATGTCCATGGTGCAGCTGCGCCACCTCACGCATCCGGGGCGGGATCGCCGGGCGTGA
- a CDS encoding TetR/AcrR family transcriptional regulator, which yields MSSDNKIEASISEPRAAAVPKAADKILDVAFDLFYREGIRAIGVDEIVRRAGVTKPSLYRSFPSKDELAASYLRKYDLEFWERFDEAVEAHPGDPRAQIIAFLTRVGKRTQKPDYRGCGMTNAAVEYPEHGHPARIVSENNKQELRRRLRAMAKAMGASDADTLGDGLLLLIEGAYISGQLFGAGGPAASVARNADLLIEASLKK from the coding sequence ATGTCATCCGACAATAAAATTGAAGCGTCGATCAGCGAGCCGCGTGCCGCGGCAGTGCCCAAGGCCGCCGACAAGATCCTCGATGTGGCGTTTGACCTTTTTTATCGCGAAGGCATCAGGGCGATCGGCGTCGACGAGATCGTCAGGCGCGCCGGCGTAACCAAGCCGAGCCTTTATCGCAGCTTCCCGTCCAAGGACGAACTCGCCGCCTCCTATCTGCGCAAATACGACCTCGAATTCTGGGAGCGCTTCGACGAAGCGGTCGAGGCACACCCCGGCGATCCGCGCGCGCAGATCATCGCTTTCCTCACCCGTGTCGGCAAACGCACGCAGAAGCCGGACTACCGCGGCTGCGGCATGACCAATGCCGCGGTCGAATATCCCGAGCACGGGCATCCGGCGCGCATCGTCAGCGAGAACAACAAGCAGGAACTCCGGCGCCGCCTGCGCGCGATGGCCAAGGCGATGGGGGCGTCCGACGCCGACACGCTCGGCGATGGGCTGCTGCTGCTTATCGAAGGCGCCTATATCAGCGGCCAGCTGTTCGGCGCCGGCGGACCGGCGGCGTCGGTGGCCCGCAATGCTGACCTGCTGATAGAAGCCAGCTTGAAGAAATAG
- a CDS encoding LemA family protein: protein MFAQRLSLPSTFRTLPVFLMMAFVLPLLAGCGYNTIPTAEENARAAWSEVLNQYQRRSDLIPNLVETVKGYASHEKDTLDAVVQARAKATQITVTPETLKDPDALKKFQDAQAGLTGALSRLIAVSEAYPDLKANQNFLALQAQLEGTENRIAVARRDYIQAVRDYNLTLKTFPSVLWATFWFRGNEPFANFTVEEDKMQVPKVNFGTSAKQGG from the coding sequence ATGTTTGCCCAGCGCCTCTCCCTGCCCTCCACCTTCCGCACCCTGCCTGTCTTTCTGATGATGGCATTCGTGCTGCCGCTGCTCGCCGGCTGCGGCTACAACACCATCCCGACGGCGGAGGAGAACGCCAGGGCGGCATGGAGCGAGGTGCTCAACCAGTACCAGCGCCGCTCAGACCTGATCCCGAACCTGGTCGAGACCGTCAAGGGTTATGCATCGCATGAGAAAGACACGCTCGATGCGGTCGTCCAGGCGCGCGCCAAGGCCACGCAGATCACGGTGACGCCGGAGACGCTGAAGGATCCGGACGCCTTGAAGAAATTCCAGGACGCCCAGGCCGGGCTGACGGGCGCGCTGTCGCGGCTGATCGCGGTGTCGGAAGCCTATCCCGACCTCAAGGCCAACCAGAACTTCCTGGCGCTGCAGGCGCAGCTCGAAGGCACCGAGAACCGCATCGCGGTGGCGCGCCGCGACTACATCCAGGCGGTCAGGGATTACAATCTGACGCTGAAAACCTTCCCGTCGGTGCTGTGGGCGACGTTCTGGTTCCGCGGCAACGAGCCGTTCGCCAACTTCACAGTCGAGGAAGACAAGATGCAGGTGCCGAAGGTGAATTTTGGGACGAGCGCGAAGCAGGGCGGGTGA
- a CDS encoding TPM domain-containing protein has translation MAVLASLLFLPLAALAADLPALTGRVVDNAGIIDASTKAALTQKLAAFEAKGSDQIVVATIPSLGGEEIEPYANRLYRFWKLGQAKENNGVLLLVAPNDRKMRIEVGYGLEGTLTDLHSKLIIENDMVPAFRAGDFSGGISKAVDDMIMVLNGNPEELEARGKRNQQAPFNSDNLFFAVFITIWALIFFGSIALTVLPPIFGQKIGPGRYRWLGMTFEPGRRSSGGWSSGGGGWSSGGGGWSSGGGGGGFSGGGGSSGGGGSSGSW, from the coding sequence CTGGCCGTTCTTGCCAGCCTACTTTTCCTGCCCCTCGCCGCCCTCGCCGCCGACCTGCCCGCTCTCACCGGTCGCGTCGTCGACAATGCCGGCATCATCGATGCCTCGACCAAAGCGGCGCTGACGCAGAAGCTCGCCGCCTTCGAGGCAAAAGGCTCCGACCAGATCGTCGTCGCCACCATCCCCAGCCTCGGCGGCGAGGAGATCGAGCCTTACGCCAACCGGCTGTACCGTTTCTGGAAGCTCGGCCAGGCCAAGGAAAACAACGGCGTGCTGCTGCTGGTCGCGCCGAACGACCGCAAGATGCGCATCGAGGTCGGCTATGGGCTGGAAGGCACGCTGACCGACCTGCACAGCAAGCTGATCATCGAAAACGACATGGTGCCGGCCTTCCGCGCCGGCGACTTCTCCGGCGGCATCAGCAAGGCCGTCGACGACATGATCATGGTGCTTAACGGCAATCCGGAAGAGCTGGAGGCGCGCGGCAAGCGCAACCAGCAGGCGCCGTTCAACTCCGATAATCTGTTCTTCGCCGTCTTCATCACCATCTGGGCGCTGATCTTCTTCGGCAGCATCGCGCTGACGGTGCTGCCGCCGATCTTCGGCCAGAAGATCGGTCCCGGCCGCTACCGCTGGCTCGGCATGACGTTCGAGCCGGGCCGCCGGTCTTCCGGCGGGTGGTCTTCCGGCGGTGGCGGCTGGTCGTCGGGCGGCGGCGGCTGGTCTTCCGGAGGGGGCGGCGGCGGATTTTCCGGCGGCGGCGGCTCGTCGGGCGGCGGCGGCTCTTCGGGAAGCTGGTGA
- a CDS encoding alkaline phosphatase D family protein: MNKLSLTRRAFVTSASAAGLLGASGLALPYYSRASQRPVFTHGVQSGDVDATSGMVWTRTDRPARVMYEVSTTESFADATRLAPLDTSPASDYTVKRLLTDLASDQDIFYRMTAADLSDINAVSEPIVGRFRTAPSSKRDVRFAWSGDTAGQGWGIDETGMKTYSTIAKHTPDFFLHSGDTIYADGAMKDEVDLPGGGKWKNVVLIDGKRKVAETLDEYRDQWKYNMMDKNVLELSAICPTFYQWDDHEVLNNWSDSKNLTADDRYKEKSIHVLAARAARAFHEMTTIRYEPSEPGRVYRKISHGPLLDVFFLDMRSYRGPNGPDLEETLTPKSRMIGEEQSKWLKRELANSKATWKIIAADMPLSLVVWDDAAKKVGFEAVSNHDNGAPKGRELEFADVLRFIKNAGVTNTVWLTADVHYTAAHYYNPDKAQFQDFNPFWEFVSGPIHAGTFGPNELDMTFGPELKFIKAPTAEQGQNLPPSAGLQFFGLVDISGTTEQLTVRLMDRDDNELYKVTLDPVRSA, encoded by the coding sequence ATGAACAAGCTCTCATTGACCCGCCGCGCCTTTGTCACTTCCGCAAGTGCTGCCGGTCTCCTCGGCGCCTCCGGTCTGGCGTTGCCCTATTACTCTCGCGCCAGCCAGCGGCCGGTCTTTACCCACGGCGTCCAGTCCGGCGACGTGGATGCCACCTCCGGCATGGTGTGGACGCGCACGGACCGTCCGGCGCGGGTGATGTATGAAGTGTCGACGACGGAGAGCTTCGCCGACGCGACCAGGCTTGCGCCGCTCGATACCTCGCCGGCCAGCGACTATACCGTCAAGCGCCTGCTCACCGACCTCGCTTCCGATCAGGACATCTTCTACCGCATGACGGCGGCTGATCTGTCCGACATCAACGCCGTCTCCGAGCCGATCGTCGGCCGCTTCCGCACCGCGCCGTCATCCAAGCGCGACGTGCGCTTCGCCTGGTCGGGCGACACTGCCGGCCAGGGCTGGGGCATCGACGAGACCGGCATGAAGACCTATTCGACGATCGCCAAGCATACGCCCGATTTCTTCCTGCATTCGGGCGACACCATATATGCCGACGGCGCGATGAAGGACGAGGTCGACCTGCCCGGCGGCGGCAAGTGGAAGAACGTCGTTCTCATCGACGGCAAGCGCAAGGTGGCCGAGACGCTGGACGAATACCGCGACCAGTGGAAGTACAACATGATGGACAAGAACGTGCTGGAGCTCAGCGCCATCTGCCCGACCTTCTACCAGTGGGACGATCACGAGGTGCTGAACAACTGGTCGGATTCGAAGAATCTCACCGCCGACGATCGCTACAAGGAAAAATCCATCCATGTGCTGGCGGCCCGCGCGGCGCGCGCCTTCCACGAGATGACGACCATCCGCTACGAGCCGTCGGAGCCGGGCCGCGTCTACCGCAAGATCTCGCATGGGCCGCTGCTCGACGTGTTCTTCCTCGACATGCGTTCCTACCGTGGCCCGAACGGCCCCGACCTGGAAGAGACCCTGACGCCGAAGTCGCGTATGATCGGCGAGGAGCAGAGCAAGTGGCTGAAGCGGGAACTGGCAAACTCCAAGGCGACCTGGAAGATTATCGCCGCCGACATGCCGCTTAGCCTGGTCGTCTGGGACGATGCGGCAAAGAAGGTTGGCTTCGAAGCCGTCAGCAATCATGACAATGGCGCTCCGAAGGGCCGCGAGTTGGAATTCGCCGACGTGCTGCGCTTCATCAAGAATGCCGGCGTCACCAACACGGTCTGGCTCACCGCCGATGTGCACTACACGGCGGCGCATTACTACAATCCCGACAAGGCGCAGTTCCAGGACTTCAACCCGTTCTGGGAGTTCGTCTCCGGCCCGATTCATGCCGGCACGTTCGGCCCGAACGAGCTCGACATGACCTTCGGCCCGGAGCTGAAGTTCATCAAGGCGCCGACCGCCGAACAGGGCCAAAACCTGCCGCCGTCAGCCGGGCTGCAGTTCTTCGGCCTGGTCGACATTTCCGGCACCACGGAACAGCTGACCGTGCGGCTGATGGATCGCGACGACAACGAACTTTACAAGGTAACGCTCGACCCGGTGCGGTCGGCTTAA
- a CDS encoding MFS transporter, with product MIAQSRPFGQRYAFVVVAVIFFCLLVAAGLRSAPSVMMVPLEDSFGWHRDVTSWAASIGILLYGLTGPFAAALMERIGLRRTLLGALLVMSGSTALSLLMTEPWHLFITWGVFSGIGSGAVASVLGATIVNRWFKTNRGLMMGLMSASSATGMLVFLPVIAALAQSGGWKPVAIAVAVATAALVPFVYLLVPERPASIGQVRYGADVDDVPPVSPASQGNFLAHTLNTLRRAAGTRVFWYLFATFFICGFTTNGLVGTHLISFCGDMGIGEVQAAGLLSMMGIFDLIGTTLSGWLTDRFDPRKLLGVYYGIRGLSLIYLPYSGFSATSLIIFAVLYGLDWIATVPPTLRLANEAFGDRSGPIVFGWIVAGHQVGAAAAAAFGGTMRELQGNYELAFLIAGMTGIAAACISLLINTSRPAFDPEPQTA from the coding sequence ATGATAGCTCAGTCCCGCCCGTTTGGCCAGCGCTACGCCTTCGTCGTCGTTGCCGTCATTTTCTTCTGCCTGCTGGTCGCAGCCGGGCTTCGCTCCGCCCCCTCGGTGATGATGGTGCCGCTGGAGGATAGCTTCGGCTGGCATCGTGACGTGACGTCCTGGGCCGCGAGCATCGGCATCCTGCTCTACGGTCTGACAGGGCCGTTCGCGGCAGCGCTGATGGAGCGCATCGGCCTGCGCCGCACGCTGCTCGGCGCGCTGCTGGTGATGTCGGGATCGACCGCGCTCAGCCTGTTGATGACCGAGCCCTGGCATCTGTTCATCACCTGGGGCGTCTTTTCCGGCATCGGCTCCGGCGCGGTGGCGAGCGTGCTCGGCGCCACAATCGTCAACCGTTGGTTCAAGACCAATCGCGGCCTGATGATGGGCCTGATGTCGGCCTCCAGCGCCACCGGCATGCTGGTGTTCCTGCCGGTGATCGCTGCGCTGGCGCAGAGCGGCGGCTGGAAGCCGGTGGCGATCGCCGTCGCCGTCGCCACCGCTGCTTTGGTGCCCTTCGTCTATCTGCTGGTACCCGAGCGGCCGGCCTCGATCGGACAGGTGCGCTACGGCGCCGATGTCGACGACGTGCCGCCTGTGTCGCCTGCCTCGCAGGGCAATTTCCTGGCCCATACGCTGAACACGCTGCGCCGTGCCGCCGGCACAAGGGTGTTCTGGTATCTGTTCGCCACCTTCTTCATCTGCGGCTTCACCACCAACGGCCTGGTCGGCACGCATCTGATCTCGTTTTGCGGCGACATGGGCATCGGCGAGGTGCAGGCAGCCGGCCTGTTGTCGATGATGGGCATTTTCGACCTGATCGGCACGACGCTGTCGGGCTGGCTCACCGACCGCTTCGATCCGCGCAAGCTGCTCGGCGTCTATTACGGCATTCGCGGCCTGTCGTTGATCTATCTGCCCTATTCCGGCTTCTCGGCGACGAGCCTGATCATCTTCGCCGTGCTCTACGGCCTCGACTGGATCGCCACCGTGCCGCCGACTCTGCGGCTTGCCAACGAGGCCTTCGGCGACCGCAGCGGGCCGATCGTCTTCGGCTGGATTGTCGCCGGCCATCAGGTCGGCGCGGCGGCAGCCGCGGCCTTCGGCGGCACCATGCGCGAGTTGCAGGGCAATTACGAGCTGGCGTTCCTGATCGCCGGCATGACGGGCATTGCCGCGGCCTGTATCTCGCTGCTGATCAACACCAGCAGGCCGGCTTTCGATCCGGAGCCGCAGACGGCTTGA
- a CDS encoding RusA family crossover junction endodeoxyribonuclease — protein MEIVFPIEFIVHGTPVSHQAKRSESREQWKDQVRDSSRVALPDPHFASDQRIAVTLFYFPPEPMQGDIDNIVKLILDACCAHIYLDDSQVERVLVQKFEPDHLFSFGNPSATFVQAFEGAKPALYVRISNDPHEELQ, from the coding sequence ATGGAGATCGTCTTTCCTATAGAATTCATTGTTCATGGAACGCCGGTTTCTCATCAAGCCAAACGTTCGGAATCACGAGAGCAGTGGAAAGATCAGGTCCGAGATTCGAGCCGTGTAGCGCTTCCCGATCCACATTTTGCGAGTGACCAGCGGATTGCGGTGACACTGTTTTACTTTCCACCAGAGCCGATGCAGGGCGACATAGATAACATCGTCAAGCTTATTCTCGACGCTTGTTGCGCCCACATCTACCTTGATGATTCTCAGGTGGAACGCGTGCTCGTTCAGAAGTTTGAGCCAGACCACCTGTTTAGCTTTGGCAACCCATCTGCTACATTCGTTCAGGCCTTTGAAGGCGCCAAGCCTGCCTTATATGTTCGAATTTCGAATGATCCGCACGAGGAATTGCAATGA
- a CDS encoding GNAT family N-acetyltransferase, protein MNTLTIDIRKAEPRDASAIAEVHQEAWRGAYSGIIPHRTLISMINRRGPDWWANAIRRAATVLVVEIGGTIAGYATIGKNRARELRQQGEIYELYLRPEYQGIGLGSRLFKAARARLANHGLKGMVVWALEDNQNALAFYAGAGGRDVAEGVEVFEQKALKKVAFVWE, encoded by the coding sequence ATGAACACGCTGACGATCGACATCAGGAAAGCCGAGCCACGCGATGCAAGCGCCATCGCCGAGGTGCATCAGGAGGCCTGGCGCGGCGCCTATTCCGGCATCATTCCGCACCGCACGCTGATCTCGATGATCAACCGCCGCGGTCCCGACTGGTGGGCGAACGCGATTCGCCGCGCGGCGACGGTGCTGGTGGTCGAGATCGGCGGCACGATCGCCGGCTATGCCACGATCGGCAAGAACCGCGCCCGCGAGCTCAGGCAGCAGGGCGAAATCTACGAGCTTTACCTGCGGCCGGAATATCAGGGCATCGGGCTCGGCAGCCGGCTGTTCAAGGCGGCCCGCGCGCGGCTTGCCAATCACGGCCTGAAAGGCATGGTGGTGTGGGCGCTGGAGGACAACCAGAACGCGCTCGCCTTCTATGCCGGCGCCGGCGGCCGCGATGTCGCCGAGGGCGTCGAGGTGTTCGAGCAGAAAGCGCTGAAGAAGGTCGCCTTCGTCTGGGAATGA